The following proteins come from a genomic window of Xiphophorus couchianus chromosome 19, X_couchianus-1.0, whole genome shotgun sequence:
- the ahi1 gene encoding jouberin isoform X4: MPVGASEERAKTRERFNEIFKKYTESEKKKSKKKNTEATEAKETIVLQNLRKKVNLENDTEEDETVLQNTRNPEEDSPSYNNSKTSKAKKKSKRGLPLLPALKDNTSDSQRNTDSELAVDQEETGGGKGPKRRSKKGKSKDGTKVTTESQVEDPEDELLHEYQLQIAQEEERTTKKTRIKEEDNSVVWKNVSLNNNMGKKKKKKLKSVATDSDAGDQDEDVEREVDTENETESKGKKKKKKKHVVKEESEAKPEKSDKQVFDDGLVLGVFVHRTDRLKTDLLISHPMVKIHIVDEITGTYVRKEDCQRPVSSFYEQENVSHILPIITQPFDFRKNKSIIPEWQEQILFNERFGYFVQQSESAPSVILFFEILDFMTVEEAKANFDADKHERGFRKIAWAFLKLIGANGILNIDSKLRLQLFCPPPRAKRQPETIEVFEWWRKYPRTKYASTLYVTVKGIKPPECVDPSMRSMMALQEERGSTTYSDLQNEASKIEPSLSRQPVQRWNRLPGQICRIPNKHGLAFRGGKMGCFTVLFSHSGTRLAAACADRDAFPVVVYEIPSGTVLAAFNGHLKIVYDLSWSSDDRVLLSASSDGTVREWNVEKLLENAQKVLPHPSFVYCAQYHPGAQNLVVTGSYDCLIRVWRLDVDDVNGQMLQEFETHKSFINSVCFDFEGRRMFSADNTGIINVWKTSVNGSKQRQHPCQQWSIEMKIDESDLRGIPINMLQLHPNGRCLLIHAKDSVLRMMDLRILAIKKYTGATNYRERIYSTFTPCGNFIFSGSEDGIGYVWNTDTGDQVAVYSELCYRSALHGVSFHPYENMVAFCAFGQSQPVHVYLYDQKVSQLEMHNNLELSRSASLDTKPVQNTPDSVELQGTPTPSTVDQLVQLARFDLKMQCVKDHLDSVLEPYRRTAAVGQDKMGTTHAGRSFTSDVGTKGLNASLPPPSLLSPHSKLRLSGSLADQLIPQAVLSTQSRGISQRIKGASSLKLHTVRLSESLPDQTSSGFYDPDSAPVQQIVVSIYNYKANRSDELTIRRGDVIQVLYKDNDTWWFGRLVNGLQGYFLASYVIDQSECSEDSTEKDPASLEKHAERPTPTRNYKKKEGEKARSSCDSDQFLRGGSVGFGEEGQAAPQTSTKEADRPVQPCL, from the exons ATGCCAGTAG GTGCGAGTGAAGAGCGAGCAAAGACCCGGGAAAGATTTAatgaaattttcaagaaatataCGGAATcggaaaagaaaaagtcaaagaagaaaaacactgaagcaacTGAAGCAAAGGAAACTATTGTG CTTCagaatctgagaaaaaaagtaaaccttgaaaatgacacagaagaagatgAGACAGTTCTGCAAAACACGCGCAATCCTGAAGAGGACAGCCCAAGttacaacaacagcaaaacatctaaagcaaagaagaaaagcaagagGGGCCTTCCTCTCCTACCTGCACTTAAGGACAACACCAGCGACAGTCAAAGGAATACGGACTCTGAACTTGCTGTAGATCAAGAAGAGACTGGCGGTGGAAAGGGACCAAAACGGAGGAGcaagaaaggaaaaagcaaaGACGGCACAAAGGTTACAACAGAGAGCCAGGTGGAGGACCCAGAAGATGAGCTGCTGCACGAATACCAGCTGCAGATAGCACAGGAAGAAGAGAGGACCACGAAGAAAACGAGGATCAAAGAGGAGGACAACAGCGTTGTTTGGAAAAACGTTAGCCTGAATAACAAcatggggaaaaagaaaaagaagaaactgaaatCTGTCGCCACCGACTCAGATGCAGg AGATCAAGATGAGGACGTAGAACGAGAGGTTGACACTGAAAATGAAACGGAATCGaagggaaagaagaagaagaaaaaaaagcatg TCGTCAAAGAGGAGAGCGAGGCCAAGCCGGAGAAATCAGATAAGCAGGTGTTTGACGACGGTCTCGTGCTGGGAGTGTTCGTCCACAGAACCGATCGCCTCAAGACGGACTTGCTGATCTCACACCCCATGGTGAAGATCCACATTGTTGATGAAATCACCGGGACGTATGTGAGAAAAGAGGACTG TCAACGGCCCGTCTCTTCATTTTACGAACAAGAGAACGTCAGCCACATTCTGCCGATCATTACGCAGCCGTttgacttcaggaagaacaaatcCATCATCCCCGAGTGGCAGGAGCAGATCCTATTCAATGAACGCTTTGGTTACTTCGTCCAGCAAAGTGAATCAGCCCCCAGCGTTATACTCTTCTTTGAA aTCCTTGACTTCATGACTGTGGAGGAGGCGAAAGCCAACTTTGATGCAGACAAGCACGAGCGAGGCTTCCGAAAGATTGCGTGGGCATTTCTGAAG CTTATTGGTGCAAACGGGATTCTGAATATTGACAGCAAACTTCGCCTTCAGCTCTTCTGTCCTCCACCTCGGGCGAAGAGACAGCCGGAAACCATAGAGGTGTTTGAGTGGTGGAGGAAGTACCCAAGAACCAAATATGCATCCACACTCTATGTCACTGTGAAAGGGATTAAACCTCCAGAGTGT GTGGACCCCAGTATGCGCTCTATGATGGCCTTACAGGAGGAGAGGGGCAGCACTACCTATAGTGACCTGCAAAATGAAGCCAGCAAGATAGAACCTAGTCTTAGCAGGCAGCCCGTACAGAGGTGGAACCGACTGCCCGGGCAG ATCTGTCGGATTCCCAACAAGCACGGTTTAGCTTTCCGTGGCGGTAAGATGGGCTGTTTCACCGTCCTGTTTTCTCACTCTGGAACCAGGCTGGCCGCTGCTTGTGCTGACAGAGATGCTTTCCCTGTTGTTG tgtatgagATTCCTTCTGGGACAGTGTTGGCTGCTTTCAACGGTCATCTGAAAATTGTGTATGATCTCTCCTGGTCCAGCGATGATAGGGTCCTGCTGTCCGCCTCCTCGGATGGAACTGTCAG AGAGTGGAACGTGGAAAAGCTTCTGGAAAACGCTCAGAAGGTGCTGCCTCACCCGTCCTTCGTGTACTGCGCTCAGTACCATCCCGGCGCCCAGAACCTGGTGGTGACTGGGAGCTACGACTGCCTGATAAGAGTCTGGAGGCTTGATGTGGACGATGTGAACGGCCAGATGCTGCAGGAGTTCGAGACTCACAAAAGCTTCATCAACTCAGTGTGTTTCGATTTCGAAG GAAGAAGAATGTTCTCTGCCGACAACACAGGCATCATCAATGTGTGGAAAACCTCAGTAAACGGCAGCAAACAACGCCAACATCCATGCCAGCAGTGGTCGATAGAGATG AAAATTGACGAGAGCGACCTCAGGGGCATCCCTATCAACATGCTGCAGCTCCATCCGAATGGGCGGTGTCTGCTCATCCACGCCAAAGACAGCGTTCTCAGGATGATGGATTTGAGGAT CTTGGCTATAAAGAAGTACACCGGTGCAACAAACTACAGAGAGAGAATTTATAGCACTTTCACTCCGTGTGGGAATTTCATCTTCTCTGGTAGTGAGGACGGGATAGGATATGTCTGGAATACCGACACAG GAGACCAGGTTGCAGTGTACTCAGAGCTCTGTTACCGCAgtgctctccacggcgtctccttCCATCCGTATGAGAACATGGTGGCTTTCTGTGCGTTCGGTCAGAGCCAGCCGGTGCACGTGTACCTGTACGACCAAAAAG TGTCCCAGCTGGAGATGCACAACAATCTGGAATTGAGCAGATCAGCGTCTCTAGACACTAAACCCGTCCAGAACACTCCCGACTCCGTGGAGCTGCAGGGCACACCGACTCCTTCCACCGTGGACCAGCTTGTCCAGTTGGCCAGATTTGACCTGAAAATGCAGTGTGTTAAAGACCATCTGGATTCAGTTCTT GAACCATATCGAAGGACAGCAGCTGTTGGTCAAG ACAAAATGGGCACGACTCACGCAGGCAGGAGCTTTACGTCTGACGTTGGCACA AAGGGATTAAATGCATCACTACCTCCTCCGTCTCTGCTGTCGCCCCACTCCAAGCTGCGGCTCTCTGGTTCTTTGGCGGACCAGTTAATACCCCAAGCAGTCCTGAGCACACAGAGCC GAGGCATCAGTCAGAGGATAAAAGGAGCCTCGTCTCTTAAACTGCATACAGTAAGACTTTCTGAG TCTCTCCCTGACCAAACCTCTTCAGGTTTTTATGATCCAGATTCTGCCCCTGTTCAACAAATA GTCGTTTCCATCTATAACTACAAAGCGAATCGATCTGATGAACTGACCATCCGGCGCGGCGACGTCATCCAAGTACTGTACAAAGACAATGACACCTGGTGGTTCGGACGCCTGGTCAACGGGCTGCAAGGATATTTTCTTGCTTCTTACGTAATCGATCAGA GTGAGTGTAGTGAGGACTCTACAGAGAAAGACCCAGCTTCACTGGAAAAGCACGCGGAGAGGCCCACTCCCACACGG AACTACAAGAAGAAGGAAGGTGAAAAAGCCAGGAGTAGCTGCGACTCAGACCAATTTCTCAGAGGCGGAAGCGTCGGGTTCGGCGAGGAAGGCCAGGCCGCCCCCCAGACCTCTACCAAAGAGGCCGACAGGCCAGTCCAACCGTGCCTTTGA